GGCACGCCGCCCACGTTCATGCCGAAAAAGCCGGCAATGATATTGATCGGCAGCGCCAGCACCGTCACCACGGTGAGGGTAAACAGCGTGCGGTTGCTTTGCTCGTTGAGGTTGGCGGCGATCTCTTCCTGCAACAGTTTTATCCGCTCACCGAGTGCCGTCAGGTCGTTGATGATCAGCGCGAACTCCTCGGTGGATTTGCGCAGTTCCTTCACGTCTTCCTTTTGCAGCCAGGGCGGCGGGCGGTTGAGCAGGCGCAGCAGCGAACCCGGTTCCAGTGCAAGCAGGCGTTGCAGGCGCACCAGCACCCGGCGCGCCGCGCCCAGTTCTGCGCGGTTGGTGGACAGGCGTGAAGACAGCAACTGGTCTTCGATATGGTCAACGCTGATGCTGGTTTTACGCACGATCTGGGTCAGCACTTCGCCCTGGTCACGCAGCAGGTGCACCAGCAATTCCAACGGCGAGCGAAAGTGCTCACCGGCCTTGACCGACGAGCGCAGCTTGTCCACCGAGTGCAAGGGTTGCAGGCGTGCGCTGATCAACAAGCGGCTGCGGGCGCACACCCACAGCGTGGAAATATCCGACGAGACCATGCTGCTGAAGTTGAACACCACGTCGTTGACCACCGCCAGCAAAGCCGAGTCCACGTGTTCGATACGGGTAGAGCGCGAACCTTCGTGCAGGGCCTCGAAGAACTCTTCGGGCAGGTCCAGGTGCGCCTGCATCCAGCGCTCGCACGCGGCGTGGGCCAGGTTCAGGTGCAGCCAGAGGAATTCGTCCGGGTCGGCCGGTTGTTGCAAGGCCCGCAGGGCCGTGGCCGAATCAATTTGCTCACCCTTTTCACCGGGGCGAAAACGGAAACCGTAAAGCAAGCCAAACAGATCGGAATCCTGGTGGCTGTGGTCGAGGCTGTGGTTCATGGAGGCTCGCAGAGAAAGCGCCTGTAGGACGTTTCACAGGTTCGCGTGAGCGAATCATTGCAAGTAAATTTGACAGTTTTATGACGAATTTGGATTTATTTCGTTGTGGTGACATTTTTTTGACCGCTTGTCAGGATTCGTTCAAGAAGCCTCTAGCACGGCCGATTCAGGGCATTAAGAGCCTCTGTGGATGGGGGTGCCTTTGATGACAGGGAAGTTACCGCGTGCCTGCACGAATTATCTGTATCGAGGCTTTTCCCCGATGAATGTTTTGCGAACCTCTCTGAGAGCACAAATTCTCTCGCTGCTCGGTGGCAGCCTGCTGGCGATGCTGTTGATTGCCCTGGCCTGTTTCAACTTTCTCTCCAATGGGGTGCAGAGTTATCGCAGTTTGATTGACGGGCCGTTGCTCACTTCCCAGCTGATCGACGAAGCCAACCTGCAATTCAAAGTGCAGGTGCAGGAATGGAAAAATGTGTTGTTGCGCGGCAAACAGCCCCAGGACATGGAGAAATACTG
The genomic region above belongs to Pseudomonas poae and contains:
- a CDS encoding transporter, translating into MNHSLDHSHQDSDLFGLLYGFRFRPGEKGEQIDSATALRALQQPADPDEFLWLHLNLAHAACERWMQAHLDLPEEFFEALHEGSRSTRIEHVDSALLAVVNDVVFNFSSMVSSDISTLWVCARSRLLISARLQPLHSVDKLRSSVKAGEHFRSPLELLVHLLRDQGEVLTQIVRKTSISVDHIEDQLLSSRLSTNRAELGAARRVLVRLQRLLALEPGSLLRLLNRPPPWLQKEDVKELRKSTEEFALIINDLTALGERIKLLQEEIAANLNEQSNRTLFTLTVVTVLALPINIIAGFFGMNVGGVPLSQDPEGFWILVALVATFTLIAGRWAFRKRKDY